The following are from one region of the Molothrus aeneus isolate 106 chromosome 7, BPBGC_Maene_1.0, whole genome shotgun sequence genome:
- the LOC136558784 gene encoding caspase-8-like isoform X2 — MLITEAQRSSTGYPEGHLVSSVAPGPPGSFNESSQLLEAYKMTSRPCGVCLIMNNHNFAKAREGVLEHKHMKDRNGTDVDAAALRNVFSKLHFTVEEYRDLTAEEIRETVNMFRSADHEDKDCFVCCILSHGKKGIIYGVDGQEVPIRELTTSFTAQNCNSLAGKPKVFFIQACQGDAFHQGVTIETDSGEQDSSVEQDARLQLECIPAEADFLLGMATLQDYVSYRSPKEGTWYIQALCQRLEYSCPRGEDILTILTAVNQEVSRKTCERGAKKQMPQPSFTLRKRLIFPVN; from the exons ATGCTTatcacagaggcacagaggagcagcacaggataCCCTGAGGGACATCTGGTGTCATCTGTAGCACCTGGTCCTCCTGGCAGTTTTAATGAATCTTCCCAG CTGCTTGAAGCTTACAAAATGACCAGCCGACCCTGTGGAGTGTGCCTGATCATGAATAATCACAATTTTGCAAAAGCTAGGGAAGGAGTGCTGGAACACAAACACATGAAAGATCGGAATGGGACAGACGTGGATGCAG CGGCTCTGAGGAATGTCTTTAGCAAACTTCATTTTACAGTAGAAGAATATAGAGATCTTACTGCAGAAGAAATCCGTGAGACTGTGAACATGTTCCGGAGTGCAGACCATGAGGACAAGgactgttttgtttgctgtatCCTGTCTCATGGGAAAAAAGGCATTATATATGGTGTTGATGGGCAGGAAGTACCTATCAGGGAACTGACCACTTCTTTCACTGCACAGAATTGCAATTCACTTGCTGGAAAACCAAAAGTTTTTTTTATTCAGGCCTGCCAAGGTGATGCTTTCCATCAAGGTGTGACCATCGAAACAGATTCTGGAGAGCAAGATTCTTCTGTGGAGCAAGATGCGAGGCTTCAGCTCGAGTGCATCCCTGCAGAGGCAGACTTCCTCCTGGGCATGGCCACCCTGCAGGATTACGTCTCCTACAGAAGTCCCAAGGAGGGAACCTGGTATATACAGGCATTGTGCCAGCGCTTGGAGTACAGCTGTCCTCG AGGGGAAGATATTCTCACCATCCTGACAGCAGTAAATCAAGAAGTGAGCAGAAAAACTTGTGAGCGGGGCGCAAAGAAGCAGATGCCGCAGCCCAGTTTCACCCTGAGGAAGAGGCTCATCTTTCCTGTCAACTAA
- the TRAK2 gene encoding trafficking kinesin-binding protein 2 isoform X2, with product MSFDPRGLDSIPDGCSSEDLPEVELVGMLEEQLPDYKLRVDSLYLYENADWMQPLAAHGRLPEVASPAREEDSFRYMTLIELPSSSLDGSHKFAPVLGTDNVEQKDYGEADMVKRLLAEKDRDLELAARIGQALLKRNHLLMEQNEALEEQLGQTLDRVNQLQHELAKKDDLLRIVSIASEESETDSSCSTPLRFNESFTVCHDPLQLDVLQDKLRELEEENLALRSKACHLKSETITYEEKEQQLVNDCVKELRQTNAQISRITEELSEKSEEVIRYQEEISSLLSQIVDLQHKLKENVIEKEELKLHLQASKDAQRQLTAELHEFQDRNAECLGMLHESQEEVKLLRSRASSVACLCHSQSRGAFPVDSLAAEIEGTMRKELSQADESVLSKQKDQQKRVFDTVKVANIIRGRSPSFPAPLPIPGSNRSSAVMTAKPFQSGVHHLESHARMVPGSSSEKNLKDAHSPGQPGTPGDNDLVTALHRLSLRRQNYLCEKQFFEEEWDRKMHLLAEQKEEASGCSTPTESSFSPSTNSEFTDLSASSSNLRVLLPEKLQIVKPIEGSQTLFHWQQLARPNLGTILDPRPGVVTKGFTPLSDDTTSVHHISDLEEDDEEEGEGGITFQAQQSFPEEKKCALAKPVAGIFLPPITSAAVPLTASNPGKCLSSTNSTFTFTTCRILHPSDVTQVTPSSMGASFSLGNTGSSTGNPVVSTPAIPYRLSIGEFLTNRRDSTTTFSSTSSLAKLLQERGISAKVYDSPMLEKPPLLQPSRTLPIPSTPPNSPSRSPCPSPPLFEPRVHHSENFLASRPAETFLQEIYGLKPSRNVPDVGQLKMSLVDRLKRLGIARVIKPPETQHHGKNQGSEAGLQRQDSAGFLNAGGNLMAGLRRNQSLPAMIGALGAPVCTQSSKMDILKED from the exons ATGAGTTTTGATCCCAGGGGCTTGGACAGCATCCCTG ATGGGTGCTCCAGTGAGGACCTTCCTGAAGTGGAGCTGGTGGGCATGCTGGAAGAGCAGCTGCCAGATTACAAGTTACGGGTGGACTCTCTGTACCTGTATGAGAATGCAGACTGgatgcagcccctggctgcccATGGCCGGCTGCCGGAGGTGGCTTCTCCAGCTCGTGAGGAGGACTCCTTCCGTTACATGA CTCTTATTGaacttccttcctcctccttggaTGGATCTCACAAATTTGCACCAG TGCTTGGCACAGACAATGTGGAGCAGAAAGACTACGGTGAAGCTGACATGGTCAAACGTCTGTTAGCTGAG AAGGATCGGGACCTGGAACTGGCAGCACGAATTGGACAAGCCCTCCTTAAGCGCAACCATCTGTTGATGGAGCAGAATGAAGCACTGGAAGAACAGTTAGGACAAACTCTAGACAGA GTTAACCAGCTGCAGCATGAGCTGGCAAAGAAGGATGACCTGCTGCGAATCGTTTCCATCGCTTCTGAGGAGAGTGAGACGGATTCCAGCTGTTCCACACCACTGCGTTTCAACGAGTCTTTCACTGTGTGCCATGACCCATTGCAGCTGGATGTCCTACAGGATaaactgagagagctggaggaggagaaccTGGCTCTGCGATCCAAG GCTTGCCATCTGAAGTCAGAAACCATTACATATgaagagaaggagcagcagctggtcaATGACTGTGTCAAAGAACTCC GGCAAACGAATGCTCAGATTTCCAGGATAACAGAGGAGTTGTCAGAGAAGAGTGAGGAGGTGATTCGCTACCAGGAAGAGATCTCATCCCTTTTGTCCCAGATTGTTGATCTTCAGCATAAACTCAAAGAA AATGTAATTGAGAAGGAGGAGCTGAAACTTCATTTACAAGCCTCCAAAGATGCTCAGAGACAACTGACAGCAGAG CTCCATGAGTTCCAGGACCGGAATGCAGAGTGTCTGGGCATGTTGCACGAGTCCCAGGAGGAAGTGAAGTTGCTGCGCAGCAGAGCTAGCTCTGTCGCTTGTCTGTGCCACTCGCAGTCCCGTGGAGCGTTTCCTGTG GATTCCCTTGCAGCAGAAATTGAAGGGACAATGAGGAAGGAATTGAGTCAGGCTGATGAATCTGTTCTCTCCAAGCAAAA GGATCAACAGAAGCGAGTGTTTGACACTGTCAAGGTTGCTAATATCATCCGTGGCCGCTCCCCGTCCTTTCCTGCCCCGTTGCCAATCCCTGGATCAAATCGCTCGAGTGCTGTTATGACAGCAAAGCCCTTCCAGTCTGGCGTGCACCACTTGGAGAGCCACGCACGGATggtcccaggcagcagctctgagaagaATTTAAA AGATGCTCACAGTCCTGGCCAGCCGGGAACCCCTGGAGACAATGACCTggtcacagctctgcacaggctgTCCCTGCGTCGTCAGAACTACCTGTGTGAGAAGCAGTTCTTCGAGGAGGAGTGGGACCGAAAAATGCATTTGCTGGCTGAGCAGAAAGAAGAGGCTAGTGGCTGTAGTACACCAACAGAAAGCTCCTTTTCCCCAAGTACAAACTCAGAATTCACAGATCTCTCTGCCAGCTCTAGTAATCTCCGTGTTCTCCTACCAGAGAAGTTGCAAATTGTCAAACCCATTGAAG GATCTCAGACCCTTTTTCATTGGCAGCAGCTTGCTCGACCCAACCTCGGCACCATTCTTGACCCAAGACCAGGTGTTGTTACTAAAGGCTTTACCCCTCTGTCTGATGATACTACATCTGTGCACCACATCTCTGACCTGGAGGAAGATGATGAGGAAGAGGGTGAAGGAGGTATAACATTTCAAGCACAACAGTCCTtcccagaggaaaagaaatgtgcaTTGGCAAAGCCAGTGGCAGGAATTTTCCTGCCACCTATTACTTCAGCAGCAGTACCACTCACTG CCTCAAATCCAGGGAAGTGTCTATCTTCAACAAATTCCACATTTACCTTCACTACCTGTAGGATCCTTCACCCATCTGATGTCACTCAAGTTACTCCCAG ctccATGGGTGCTTCATTTTCACTGGGGAATACTGGCAGCAGTACTGGAAACCCAGTAGTGAGCACTCCAGCCATTCCTTACAGACTAAGTATTGGAGAATTTCTCACCAACAGAAGAGACTCAACTACTACTttcagcagcacaagcagcctGGCTAAACTTTTGCAAGAACGAGGCATCTCTGCCAAGGTTTACGACAGCCCCATGTTAGAAAAACCGCCTTTGCTGCAACCCTCCCGAACTCTTCCCATTCCTTCTACTCCACCAAATTCTCCTTCACGTTCGCCTTGTCCTTCCCCACCTCTGTTTGAGCCTCGAGTCCATCACTCAGAGAATTTCCTGGCTTCTCGGCCAGCAGAAACATTTTTGCAGGAAATATATGGCCTAAAGCCCTCCCGGAACGTCCCGGACGTAGGCCAGCTGAAGATGAGCCTCGTGGACAGACTGAAGAGGCTGGGCATTGCCAGGGTGATCAAGCCCCCTGAAACACAGCACCATGGCAAGAATCAGGGGTCAGAGGCTGGCTTGCAGAGGCAGGACTCAGCTGGGTTTTTAAATGCAGGTGGCAACTTAATGGCAGGACTGAGAAGAAACCAGAGTCTTCCAGCCATGAttggagcactgggagctcctgTTTGCACACAGTCATCAAAAATGGATATACTAAAGGAAGACTAA
- the TRAK2 gene encoding trafficking kinesin-binding protein 2 isoform X1 has translation MSFDPRGLDSIPDGCSSEDLPEVELVGMLEEQLPDYKLRVDSLYLYENADWMQPLAAHGRLPEVASPAREEDSFRYMTLIELPSSSLDGSHKFAPVLGTDNVEQKDYGEADMVKRLLAEQKDRDLELAARIGQALLKRNHLLMEQNEALEEQLGQTLDRVNQLQHELAKKDDLLRIVSIASEESETDSSCSTPLRFNESFTVCHDPLQLDVLQDKLRELEEENLALRSKACHLKSETITYEEKEQQLVNDCVKELRQTNAQISRITEELSEKSEEVIRYQEEISSLLSQIVDLQHKLKENVIEKEELKLHLQASKDAQRQLTAELHEFQDRNAECLGMLHESQEEVKLLRSRASSVACLCHSQSRGAFPVDSLAAEIEGTMRKELSQADESVLSKQKDQQKRVFDTVKVANIIRGRSPSFPAPLPIPGSNRSSAVMTAKPFQSGVHHLESHARMVPGSSSEKNLKDAHSPGQPGTPGDNDLVTALHRLSLRRQNYLCEKQFFEEEWDRKMHLLAEQKEEASGCSTPTESSFSPSTNSEFTDLSASSSNLRVLLPEKLQIVKPIEGSQTLFHWQQLARPNLGTILDPRPGVVTKGFTPLSDDTTSVHHISDLEEDDEEEGEGGITFQAQQSFPEEKKCALAKPVAGIFLPPITSAAVPLTASNPGKCLSSTNSTFTFTTCRILHPSDVTQVTPSSMGASFSLGNTGSSTGNPVVSTPAIPYRLSIGEFLTNRRDSTTTFSSTSSLAKLLQERGISAKVYDSPMLEKPPLLQPSRTLPIPSTPPNSPSRSPCPSPPLFEPRVHHSENFLASRPAETFLQEIYGLKPSRNVPDVGQLKMSLVDRLKRLGIARVIKPPETQHHGKNQGSEAGLQRQDSAGFLNAGGNLMAGLRRNQSLPAMIGALGAPVCTQSSKMDILKED, from the exons ATGAGTTTTGATCCCAGGGGCTTGGACAGCATCCCTG ATGGGTGCTCCAGTGAGGACCTTCCTGAAGTGGAGCTGGTGGGCATGCTGGAAGAGCAGCTGCCAGATTACAAGTTACGGGTGGACTCTCTGTACCTGTATGAGAATGCAGACTGgatgcagcccctggctgcccATGGCCGGCTGCCGGAGGTGGCTTCTCCAGCTCGTGAGGAGGACTCCTTCCGTTACATGA CTCTTATTGaacttccttcctcctccttggaTGGATCTCACAAATTTGCACCAG TGCTTGGCACAGACAATGTGGAGCAGAAAGACTACGGTGAAGCTGACATGGTCAAACGTCTGTTAGCTGAG CAGAAGGATCGGGACCTGGAACTGGCAGCACGAATTGGACAAGCCCTCCTTAAGCGCAACCATCTGTTGATGGAGCAGAATGAAGCACTGGAAGAACAGTTAGGACAAACTCTAGACAGA GTTAACCAGCTGCAGCATGAGCTGGCAAAGAAGGATGACCTGCTGCGAATCGTTTCCATCGCTTCTGAGGAGAGTGAGACGGATTCCAGCTGTTCCACACCACTGCGTTTCAACGAGTCTTTCACTGTGTGCCATGACCCATTGCAGCTGGATGTCCTACAGGATaaactgagagagctggaggaggagaaccTGGCTCTGCGATCCAAG GCTTGCCATCTGAAGTCAGAAACCATTACATATgaagagaaggagcagcagctggtcaATGACTGTGTCAAAGAACTCC GGCAAACGAATGCTCAGATTTCCAGGATAACAGAGGAGTTGTCAGAGAAGAGTGAGGAGGTGATTCGCTACCAGGAAGAGATCTCATCCCTTTTGTCCCAGATTGTTGATCTTCAGCATAAACTCAAAGAA AATGTAATTGAGAAGGAGGAGCTGAAACTTCATTTACAAGCCTCCAAAGATGCTCAGAGACAACTGACAGCAGAG CTCCATGAGTTCCAGGACCGGAATGCAGAGTGTCTGGGCATGTTGCACGAGTCCCAGGAGGAAGTGAAGTTGCTGCGCAGCAGAGCTAGCTCTGTCGCTTGTCTGTGCCACTCGCAGTCCCGTGGAGCGTTTCCTGTG GATTCCCTTGCAGCAGAAATTGAAGGGACAATGAGGAAGGAATTGAGTCAGGCTGATGAATCTGTTCTCTCCAAGCAAAA GGATCAACAGAAGCGAGTGTTTGACACTGTCAAGGTTGCTAATATCATCCGTGGCCGCTCCCCGTCCTTTCCTGCCCCGTTGCCAATCCCTGGATCAAATCGCTCGAGTGCTGTTATGACAGCAAAGCCCTTCCAGTCTGGCGTGCACCACTTGGAGAGCCACGCACGGATggtcccaggcagcagctctgagaagaATTTAAA AGATGCTCACAGTCCTGGCCAGCCGGGAACCCCTGGAGACAATGACCTggtcacagctctgcacaggctgTCCCTGCGTCGTCAGAACTACCTGTGTGAGAAGCAGTTCTTCGAGGAGGAGTGGGACCGAAAAATGCATTTGCTGGCTGAGCAGAAAGAAGAGGCTAGTGGCTGTAGTACACCAACAGAAAGCTCCTTTTCCCCAAGTACAAACTCAGAATTCACAGATCTCTCTGCCAGCTCTAGTAATCTCCGTGTTCTCCTACCAGAGAAGTTGCAAATTGTCAAACCCATTGAAG GATCTCAGACCCTTTTTCATTGGCAGCAGCTTGCTCGACCCAACCTCGGCACCATTCTTGACCCAAGACCAGGTGTTGTTACTAAAGGCTTTACCCCTCTGTCTGATGATACTACATCTGTGCACCACATCTCTGACCTGGAGGAAGATGATGAGGAAGAGGGTGAAGGAGGTATAACATTTCAAGCACAACAGTCCTtcccagaggaaaagaaatgtgcaTTGGCAAAGCCAGTGGCAGGAATTTTCCTGCCACCTATTACTTCAGCAGCAGTACCACTCACTG CCTCAAATCCAGGGAAGTGTCTATCTTCAACAAATTCCACATTTACCTTCACTACCTGTAGGATCCTTCACCCATCTGATGTCACTCAAGTTACTCCCAG ctccATGGGTGCTTCATTTTCACTGGGGAATACTGGCAGCAGTACTGGAAACCCAGTAGTGAGCACTCCAGCCATTCCTTACAGACTAAGTATTGGAGAATTTCTCACCAACAGAAGAGACTCAACTACTACTttcagcagcacaagcagcctGGCTAAACTTTTGCAAGAACGAGGCATCTCTGCCAAGGTTTACGACAGCCCCATGTTAGAAAAACCGCCTTTGCTGCAACCCTCCCGAACTCTTCCCATTCCTTCTACTCCACCAAATTCTCCTTCACGTTCGCCTTGTCCTTCCCCACCTCTGTTTGAGCCTCGAGTCCATCACTCAGAGAATTTCCTGGCTTCTCGGCCAGCAGAAACATTTTTGCAGGAAATATATGGCCTAAAGCCCTCCCGGAACGTCCCGGACGTAGGCCAGCTGAAGATGAGCCTCGTGGACAGACTGAAGAGGCTGGGCATTGCCAGGGTGATCAAGCCCCCTGAAACACAGCACCATGGCAAGAATCAGGGGTCAGAGGCTGGCTTGCAGAGGCAGGACTCAGCTGGGTTTTTAAATGCAGGTGGCAACTTAATGGCAGGACTGAGAAGAAACCAGAGTCTTCCAGCCATGAttggagcactgggagctcctgTTTGCACACAGTCATCAAAAATGGATATACTAAAGGAAGACTAA